In Arthrobacter sp. B3I4, the following proteins share a genomic window:
- the murD gene encoding UDP-N-acetylmuramoyl-L-alanine--D-glutamate ligase, with product MGGAAVSGAIPEPLASSPRLEHLTSWDADWAGLRVVVTGIGISGFAAADTLIELGARVVVVDAADSAKARAQADTLRIVGAAAVLLGEEAVNTVPRVDGETPDLIVTSPGWRPDQALLAAAARAHIPVWGDVELAWRVRERKGRKTADWLTITGTNGKTTTVGLTESMLQAAGLKAIAVGNVGTPILDALRDPVDYDVFAVELSSFQLHWSHSVSPLASVCLNVAEDHVDWHGSYDSYLADKARVYERTQKACIYNAEQIETERMVEDADVVEGCRAVGFTTLVPAISMLGVVEGLLVDRAFIPERKDSAAELAAMSDLGPVAPRHMVANALAAAALVRAYGVAPAAVRQGLQNYLPGDHRIQPVARHEGVLWINDSKATNPHAAAASLSAFENVVWIAGGLSKGVNYDSLVRDNARRLKAVVLIGADSSGLLASLQRHAPDVPVIGHAKGETETEQTAGTANADAGPSPIFGETVMARAVASAAQLATSGDTVLLAPAAASMDQFSSYAHRGDAFIEAVRELVEGQAQTTEE from the coding sequence ATGGGTGGTGCTGCTGTGAGCGGCGCGATCCCCGAGCCGCTGGCCAGCTCACCCCGGCTCGAGCACCTCACCAGCTGGGACGCGGACTGGGCGGGCCTCCGCGTGGTGGTCACCGGCATCGGAATCTCCGGCTTCGCGGCCGCGGACACCCTGATCGAGCTCGGGGCCCGCGTCGTCGTCGTGGACGCGGCGGACAGCGCGAAGGCGCGGGCGCAGGCGGACACGCTCCGGATCGTCGGCGCCGCCGCTGTGCTGCTGGGCGAGGAAGCCGTGAACACGGTGCCCAGGGTCGACGGCGAAACGCCCGACCTGATCGTCACGTCGCCGGGCTGGCGGCCGGACCAGGCCCTGCTCGCCGCCGCGGCCCGCGCCCACATCCCGGTCTGGGGCGACGTGGAACTCGCCTGGCGGGTCCGCGAACGCAAGGGACGCAAGACGGCGGACTGGCTCACCATCACCGGCACCAACGGCAAGACGACGACGGTCGGGCTGACCGAATCGATGCTGCAGGCCGCCGGGCTCAAGGCCATCGCCGTCGGCAACGTCGGCACACCGATCCTGGACGCGCTCCGGGACCCGGTGGACTACGACGTCTTCGCCGTCGAGCTTTCCAGCTTCCAGCTGCACTGGAGCCACTCCGTGTCGCCGCTGGCCAGCGTCTGCCTCAACGTCGCCGAGGACCACGTCGACTGGCACGGCTCCTACGACTCGTACCTGGCCGACAAGGCCAGGGTCTATGAGCGCACGCAGAAAGCCTGCATCTACAACGCGGAGCAGATCGAAACCGAACGCATGGTCGAGGACGCCGACGTCGTCGAGGGCTGCCGCGCCGTGGGCTTCACGACACTCGTGCCGGCCATCAGCATGCTCGGCGTGGTCGAGGGCCTCCTGGTGGACCGGGCCTTCATTCCCGAACGCAAGGACAGCGCCGCCGAACTTGCCGCGATGTCCGACCTCGGACCCGTGGCGCCACGGCATATGGTTGCCAACGCCCTCGCCGCCGCTGCGCTCGTGCGTGCCTACGGGGTGGCGCCGGCCGCGGTGCGGCAGGGGCTGCAGAACTACCTGCCGGGGGACCACCGCATCCAGCCGGTCGCCCGGCACGAGGGCGTGCTCTGGATCAACGACTCCAAGGCCACCAACCCGCACGCGGCAGCGGCCTCGCTCTCCGCCTTCGAGAACGTCGTATGGATCGCCGGCGGCCTGTCCAAGGGTGTGAATTACGACTCACTGGTCCGCGACAACGCCCGCCGGCTCAAGGCCGTCGTGCTGATCGGCGCTGACTCCTCGGGTCTGCTGGCTTCACTGCAGCGACACGCGCCCGATGTCCCCGTGATCGGCCACGCCAAGGGCGAAACTGAAACGGAGCAGACTGCCGGAACGGCCAACGCCGACGCAGGCCCCTCGCCGATTTTCGGCGAGACTGTGATGGCGCGGGCCGTTGCTTCAGCCGCACAGCTGGCCACCTCCGGGGACACTGTGCTGCTGGCCCCGGCGGCTGCGTCCATGGATCAGTTCTCTTCCTATGCTCACCGTGGCGACGCCTTCATCGAAGCTGTCCGCGAGCTCGTGGAAGGGCAGGCTCAGACCACCGAGGAGTAG
- the mraY gene encoding phospho-N-acetylmuramoyl-pentapeptide-transferase has product MIALLTGSGLALLLSFLGTPLFIRFLVRKGYGQFIRDDGPTSHHTKRGTPTMGGTVVVVAVLASYGITHLIMWMLNPDSPGPSASALLLLFLMVGMGLVGFLDDFIKISAQRSLGLNAKAKLILQAAVGIAFALLALNFPNANGVTPASYQISLVRDIPWLNLAFGGTVLGAILFVLWSNLIVTAATNGVNLTDGLDGLAAGASIMVFGAYTLIGIWQSNQSCGSPRQAGSGCYTVRDPLDLALLAAILSAALVGFLWWNTSPAKIFMGDTGSLAIGGAVAGFAVLSRTELLLAFIGGLFVLITLSVIIQVGYFKVTKGKRFFKMAPLQHHFELKGWAEVTVVVRFWILCGLFVAAGLGIFYAEWVVLL; this is encoded by the coding sequence GTGATCGCTCTGCTGACGGGCTCCGGACTTGCCCTGCTGCTCTCTTTCCTCGGAACCCCGCTGTTCATCCGCTTCCTGGTCCGCAAGGGCTACGGGCAGTTCATCCGTGACGACGGCCCCACCTCGCACCACACCAAGCGCGGCACGCCCACGATGGGCGGCACGGTGGTTGTGGTCGCGGTGCTGGCCAGCTACGGCATCACGCACCTCATCATGTGGATGTTGAACCCGGACTCGCCGGGTCCGTCCGCCTCGGCCCTGCTGTTGCTCTTCCTCATGGTGGGCATGGGGCTGGTCGGGTTCCTGGACGACTTCATCAAGATCTCCGCGCAGCGCAGCCTGGGCCTGAACGCCAAGGCCAAACTGATCCTGCAGGCCGCCGTCGGCATCGCCTTCGCGCTTCTGGCACTGAACTTCCCGAATGCCAACGGCGTCACCCCGGCGTCGTACCAGATCTCCCTGGTCCGCGACATTCCCTGGCTGAACCTCGCTTTCGGCGGCACCGTGCTCGGGGCCATCCTGTTCGTGCTGTGGTCCAACCTGATCGTCACCGCCGCCACCAACGGCGTGAACCTCACCGACGGGCTCGACGGCCTCGCCGCCGGCGCATCGATCATGGTGTTCGGCGCGTACACGCTGATTGGGATCTGGCAAAGCAACCAGTCCTGCGGATCCCCGCGGCAAGCCGGCAGCGGCTGCTACACCGTCCGGGACCCGCTCGACCTTGCGCTGCTCGCCGCGATCCTCAGCGCCGCGCTGGTCGGGTTCCTGTGGTGGAACACCTCGCCGGCGAAGATCTTCATGGGCGACACCGGTTCGCTGGCGATCGGCGGCGCCGTCGCCGGCTTCGCCGTCCTGTCCCGCACCGAACTGCTGCTCGCCTTCATCGGCGGCCTGTTCGTCCTCATCACCCTCTCGGTCATCATCCAGGTGGGTTACTTCAAGGTCACCAAGGGAAAGCGCTTCTTCAAGATGGCACCCCTGCAGCACCACTTCGAACTCAAAGGCTGGGCCGAAGTCACCGTCGTGGTCCGGTTCTGGATCCTCTGCGGGCTCTTCGTCGCCGCCGGCCTGGGGATCTTCTACGCCGAATGGGTGGTGCTGCTGTGA
- the murF gene encoding UDP-N-acetylmuramoyl-tripeptide--D-alanyl-D-alanine ligase, translating to MIAFTAAEIADITHGRLDAEPDVTPGSVVTDSREATAGSLYVAKPGEAADGHDFVAAAFDRGAVLALVEHDVNNPAGRPYPAIVVEDSVLAMGALAAEAVRRIREHRAAAGQALTVIGITGSAGKTTTKDLLAGILTGHGETVAPQGSYNGEVGVPLTVFKAGFETRYLVIEMGATGVGHIRYLADMVRPEIGVVLCVGTAHAGEFGGVDNIALAKGELVEALPADGTAVLNLDDARVSAMAGRTAAAVLGFSSEPARPDAPPAPVRAEDVELNAGGSPEFDLLLPDGTRHHVAAKLIGAHHVANLLAAAGAAYAAGIPGAQIAASLSAQTAASRWRMERTERPDGVTIINDAYNANPESMRAALRTLADLGRGRRTWAVLGAMLELGEDSIREHTAVGTQVVRLNISRLLVIGREARALYVSAVNEGSWGDECLFAETLDEAYDILRTDLEPGDLVLFKSSNSIGLRHLGDRIALPPLPPEAAVGTATEGNTLL from the coding sequence ATGATTGCATTTACAGCGGCGGAAATCGCCGACATAACCCATGGCCGGCTGGATGCCGAACCGGACGTCACGCCCGGTTCGGTGGTGACCGACTCCCGTGAAGCCACGGCAGGATCCCTGTACGTGGCCAAGCCGGGGGAGGCAGCCGACGGCCACGACTTTGTGGCCGCCGCCTTCGACCGCGGCGCGGTGCTGGCACTGGTCGAGCACGACGTCAACAACCCGGCCGGCCGGCCCTACCCGGCGATCGTCGTTGAGGACTCGGTCCTCGCCATGGGCGCCCTCGCCGCCGAAGCCGTCCGCAGGATCCGGGAGCACCGGGCCGCCGCGGGCCAGGCGCTCACCGTCATCGGCATCACCGGCTCCGCCGGCAAGACCACCACCAAGGACCTGTTGGCCGGAATCCTCACCGGACACGGCGAGACCGTGGCGCCGCAGGGATCCTACAACGGCGAGGTCGGTGTTCCGCTGACGGTCTTCAAAGCCGGCTTCGAAACCCGCTACCTCGTGATTGAAATGGGCGCGACCGGTGTCGGCCACATCCGCTACCTCGCGGACATGGTCCGCCCCGAAATCGGCGTTGTGCTCTGCGTCGGCACCGCCCACGCCGGCGAATTTGGCGGCGTGGACAACATCGCCCTGGCCAAGGGTGAACTGGTCGAAGCCCTCCCGGCCGACGGCACCGCCGTGCTGAACCTGGACGATGCCCGGGTTTCCGCGATGGCCGGCCGGACCGCGGCGGCCGTCCTCGGCTTCTCCTCCGAGCCGGCCCGGCCCGACGCCCCGCCGGCTCCGGTCCGCGCCGAGGATGTCGAGTTGAACGCCGGGGGCAGCCCCGAATTCGACCTGCTGCTTCCTGACGGCACCCGGCACCACGTCGCTGCCAAGCTGATCGGGGCCCACCACGTGGCCAACCTGCTGGCCGCCGCCGGTGCAGCCTACGCCGCCGGTATTCCCGGCGCGCAGATCGCAGCGTCGTTGAGCGCCCAGACCGCCGCGAGCCGCTGGCGGATGGAACGCACTGAGCGTCCCGACGGCGTCACGATCATCAACGACGCCTACAACGCCAACCCGGAGTCCATGCGCGCCGCGCTGCGGACCCTGGCCGACCTGGGCCGCGGCCGCCGGACCTGGGCTGTGCTCGGCGCCATGCTGGAACTGGGCGAGGACTCCATCCGGGAGCACACCGCCGTGGGCACCCAGGTGGTCCGGCTCAACATCTCCCGGCTGCTGGTGATCGGCCGGGAAGCCCGGGCACTTTACGTCTCAGCCGTCAACGAGGGTTCGTGGGGCGACGAATGCCTCTTCGCCGAAACGCTGGACGAGGCCTACGACATCCTGCGCACCGACCTGGAACCAGGCGACCTGGTCCTCTTCAAATCCTCCAACAGCATCGGCCTGCGCCACCTGGGGGACCGGATAGCCTTACCACCACTGCCGCCGGAAGCGGCCGTCGGAACCGCCACTGAAGGGAACACCCTGCTGTGA
- a CDS encoding UDP-N-acetylmuramoyl-L-alanyl-D-glutamate--2,6-diaminopimelate ligase, producing MSELNAQQTAALSGQDSAAAFRPAAVTPVPLEAIGKGIGVAVPESSAAIPVTGISLNSRAVLPGDLYVALPGASRHGADFVAQAVDAGAVAVLTDAAGARLLALSNDIPVPVLLAEEPRSLVGGLAARIYRSRPADAPAPALFGVTGTNGKTTTTYFLNSLLRALGRRTGLIGTIEILAGGDAIPSLLTTPESTDVHALLALMRERGLDAASMEVSSHAISFHRVDGVLFDVAGFTNLTQDHLDLHGTMEEYFQTKSRLFTPERARTAVVTVDDEWGRKLAAGADIPVTTLSTAAAGASGGAAAAGASTADWSVVDQKPRGLGTEFSLRHRDGTALRVHTGLPGSFNVANAALATAMVLAAGSGREEVQAALDSADPFTVAVPGRMQLVATAPAAVVDFAHNPDALARALEAVRSPEPESKVIVVFGATGQRDQGKRPAMGAIAARLADIVIISDDDPHDEDAAAIRAGVLAGARQAKEDEDLGCTVLEVFPRDAAIRKAAELARAGDTILVAGRGHEVWQEVKGVNLALDDRVELRTALTARGFTVLDDQRIES from the coding sequence TTGTCAGAGCTCAATGCCCAGCAGACGGCTGCGCTGTCCGGTCAGGACTCAGCCGCGGCGTTCCGGCCCGCGGCAGTCACCCCGGTGCCGCTGGAAGCCATCGGGAAAGGGATCGGCGTCGCCGTCCCCGAATCCTCCGCTGCCATCCCGGTCACCGGGATCTCGCTGAACTCCCGGGCCGTGCTGCCCGGAGACCTCTACGTGGCACTGCCCGGAGCCAGCAGGCATGGCGCGGACTTCGTGGCCCAGGCGGTGGACGCCGGCGCCGTCGCCGTGCTGACCGACGCCGCCGGGGCACGCCTGCTGGCCCTCTCCAACGACATCCCCGTGCCGGTGCTGCTGGCCGAAGAGCCACGCAGCCTTGTCGGCGGCCTGGCCGCGCGGATCTACCGCAGCCGCCCGGCAGACGCCCCCGCGCCGGCACTGTTCGGCGTCACCGGGACCAACGGCAAGACCACGACGACGTACTTCCTCAACTCGCTGCTCCGAGCCCTTGGCCGCAGGACCGGGCTGATCGGCACCATCGAAATCCTCGCCGGCGGCGACGCGATTCCCAGCCTGCTCACCACCCCCGAGTCGACCGATGTCCATGCTCTGCTGGCGCTGATGCGGGAGCGCGGCCTGGACGCCGCGTCGATGGAGGTGTCCTCGCACGCCATCTCCTTCCACCGGGTCGACGGTGTGCTGTTCGACGTCGCGGGCTTCACCAATCTGACCCAGGACCACCTGGACCTGCACGGGACCATGGAAGAGTACTTCCAGACCAAATCACGGCTCTTCACACCGGAACGGGCCCGCACCGCCGTCGTGACCGTCGACGACGAATGGGGCCGCAAGCTGGCCGCAGGCGCCGACATCCCGGTCACCACCCTGTCAACCGCCGCCGCGGGCGCCTCCGGGGGCGCCGCCGCCGCGGGCGCGTCCACCGCGGATTGGAGCGTTGTGGATCAGAAGCCGCGCGGCCTGGGCACCGAGTTCAGCCTGCGCCACCGTGACGGCACTGCGCTGCGCGTCCACACCGGGCTGCCCGGCAGCTTCAACGTCGCCAACGCCGCGCTGGCCACCGCCATGGTCCTTGCCGCCGGCAGCGGTCGGGAAGAAGTGCAGGCCGCACTGGACAGCGCGGACCCGTTCACCGTCGCCGTTCCGGGCCGCATGCAGCTGGTGGCGACGGCCCCGGCCGCCGTCGTCGACTTTGCGCACAACCCTGACGCCCTTGCCCGCGCCCTCGAAGCGGTCCGCTCGCCGGAGCCGGAGTCAAAGGTGATTGTCGTGTTCGGCGCCACCGGCCAGCGTGACCAGGGCAAGCGGCCGGCCATGGGTGCTATCGCGGCGCGGCTGGCGGACATCGTGATCATCAGCGACGACGACCCGCACGACGAGGACGCGGCCGCCATCCGGGCCGGCGTGCTGGCCGGTGCCCGCCAGGCCAAGGAAGACGAGGACCTGGGCTGCACCGTGCTGGAAGTTTTCCCCCGCGATGCCGCCATCCGTAAAGCCGCGGAACTTGCCCGTGCCGGGGACACCATCCTGGTCGCCGGACGCGGCCACGAGGTCTGGCAGGAGGTCAAGGGCGTCAACCTGGCCCTCGATGACCGGGTGGAGCTGCGCACCGCCTTGACAGCCCGGGGATTCACCGTTCTCGACGACCAACGGATAGAGTCCTAA
- a CDS encoding penicillin-binding protein 2: MAQKTGKARTATTPSATRRLRLGLGIMLSLLLVVGGKLFLVQGLDVGGMAEAALQNRLKPMELPAERGSILDAHGTVLASSVIRYNVVVDQTVNTKTESFPRLEKIDGKDTVVKIPRDQGIEELANVLGMKKDDLKEALTGQQRYYIVAKDIRPDVEDRISKLQIPGIVTEGTSKRVYPNGSVAGGIVGFLQDGTTGQAGLEQTQDEVLKGTAGKRLFEIGADGLRIPVGVDQFTPAVNGKDIKLTLNSDLQYFAQQAIQSQKDKLSAEWGTIVIADAKNGNILAMADTDSPDPNDPGKVAPGNRGVRAVTASYEPGSVEKMITAASAIEEGTANLQETFTIPPTYTVDGQTFSDAFDHGTERRTLAGIIGYSMNTGTVMVGQRLSKEKRHDWLQKFGIGEAPDIGLPAQSKGILTPADQWDGRQQYTVLFGQGVAQSTLQTVRAYQSIANDGVMLQPRLIDSYVGPDGTEEKVPAKDSRQVVSKDTAKQVRDILESAVTEGEIKDAAIDGYRVGAKTGTSESPCDDGKSGFCGYTASMVGMAPMDDPRFIVEVVLQRPKGSIYGITNGPVFRSVMGQTLRTYNVQPSTGQPVRLPQYAK; this comes from the coding sequence GTGGCGCAGAAAACCGGCAAGGCACGCACCGCAACGACGCCGAGCGCCACCCGGCGGCTGCGCCTCGGGCTCGGAATCATGCTCTCGCTCCTGCTGGTGGTCGGCGGCAAACTCTTCCTGGTCCAGGGCCTCGACGTCGGCGGCATGGCCGAGGCGGCCCTGCAGAACCGGCTCAAACCGATGGAGCTGCCGGCGGAGCGCGGCAGCATCCTCGACGCCCACGGCACGGTCCTGGCCAGCAGCGTCATCCGCTACAACGTCGTCGTGGACCAGACCGTCAACACCAAGACTGAGTCCTTCCCGCGGCTTGAAAAGATCGACGGCAAGGACACTGTCGTCAAGATCCCCCGCGACCAGGGCATCGAAGAACTCGCGAACGTGCTCGGAATGAAAAAGGACGACCTCAAGGAAGCGCTGACCGGCCAGCAGCGCTACTACATCGTGGCAAAGGACATCCGGCCCGACGTCGAGGACCGCATCTCCAAGCTGCAGATCCCCGGCATCGTCACCGAGGGCACCAGCAAACGGGTGTACCCCAACGGCTCCGTGGCCGGCGGAATTGTCGGCTTCCTCCAAGACGGCACCACCGGCCAGGCGGGACTGGAACAGACCCAGGACGAAGTACTCAAGGGCACCGCCGGCAAGCGGCTCTTCGAAATCGGTGCCGACGGCCTGCGGATCCCGGTCGGCGTCGATCAGTTCACACCGGCGGTGAACGGCAAAGACATCAAACTCACGCTCAACTCGGACCTGCAGTACTTTGCCCAGCAGGCCATCCAGAGCCAAAAAGACAAGCTGAGTGCCGAGTGGGGGACCATCGTCATCGCCGACGCCAAAAACGGCAACATCCTCGCAATGGCGGACACCGACTCGCCGGACCCCAACGATCCGGGCAAGGTCGCACCCGGGAACCGCGGCGTCCGGGCCGTGACCGCCTCCTATGAACCCGGCTCGGTGGAGAAGATGATCACCGCTGCGTCGGCCATCGAGGAGGGAACCGCCAACCTGCAGGAGACCTTCACCATTCCGCCGACCTACACCGTGGACGGCCAGACTTTCAGCGATGCTTTTGATCACGGCACCGAGCGGCGGACCCTGGCGGGCATCATTGGCTATTCCATGAATACCGGAACGGTCATGGTCGGCCAGCGGCTCAGCAAGGAAAAGCGGCACGACTGGCTGCAGAAGTTCGGTATCGGTGAGGCCCCGGACATCGGCCTGCCGGCCCAGTCGAAGGGCATCCTGACGCCGGCCGACCAATGGGACGGCCGCCAGCAGTACACGGTCCTGTTCGGCCAGGGCGTCGCCCAGTCGACCCTGCAGACGGTCCGCGCCTACCAGTCCATCGCCAACGACGGGGTCATGCTCCAGCCGCGCCTGATCGACAGCTACGTCGGCCCCGACGGCACCGAGGAGAAAGTCCCCGCCAAGGACAGCCGGCAGGTCGTCTCCAAGGACACCGCCAAGCAGGTCCGGGACATCCTCGAAAGCGCCGTTACCGAGGGTGAAATCAAGGACGCGGCGATCGACGGCTACCGCGTCGGGGCGAAGACCGGCACCTCCGAGTCGCCGTGCGACGACGGTAAGTCCGGGTTCTGTGGCTACACCGCCTCGATGGTGGGGATGGCGCCGATGGACGATCCGCGGTTTATTGTGGAGGTTGTCCTGCAACGGCCCAAGGGCAGCATCTACGGCATCACCAACGGGCCGGTGTTCCGTTCGGTGATGGGCCAGACGCTGCGCACCTACAACGTCCAGCCCTCAACCGGGCAGCCGGTCAGGCTGCCGCAGTACGCGAAGTAG
- the rsmH gene encoding 16S rRNA (cytosine(1402)-N(4))-methyltransferase RsmH, whose protein sequence is MSDDSPQAKPTSERHVPVLKDRCINLLAPALEEARRRGETPVVVDATLGMGGHSEAMLQRFPDLHLVGIDRDEEALALAGERLKPFASRTDLVHAVYDEIPDVIEDLGFSEVHGILMDLGVSSLQLDERERGFAYSFDAPLDMRMDTSRGQTAADVVNNYSEEDLVRIIRKWGEEKFAGRIANRIVAARAEKPFTTTGQLVDTIRAVVPAGAAKTGGHPAKRTFQALRIEVNEELDVLERAIPAAVASIALGGRIVVMSYHSLEDKIVKSVFQAGSKSSAPLGFPVELEEHKPELKTLTKGTEVPTAAEIEENPRAASARLRAVERIKARRVA, encoded by the coding sequence ATGAGCGATGACTCCCCCCAGGCGAAGCCGACGTCCGAACGCCATGTACCGGTCCTGAAGGACCGGTGCATCAATTTGTTGGCCCCGGCACTGGAGGAAGCCCGGCGCCGGGGTGAGACCCCCGTCGTCGTCGACGCCACCCTCGGCATGGGCGGCCACTCGGAAGCGATGCTGCAGCGGTTTCCGGACCTGCACCTGGTCGGCATTGACCGCGACGAAGAGGCCCTCGCCCTGGCAGGGGAGCGGCTCAAGCCCTTCGCCAGCCGGACCGACCTGGTCCACGCGGTCTACGACGAGATTCCGGACGTCATCGAAGATCTCGGCTTCAGCGAAGTGCACGGCATCCTGATGGACCTCGGCGTCTCCTCCCTGCAGCTGGACGAACGGGAACGCGGATTTGCCTACTCTTTTGACGCGCCGCTGGACATGCGGATGGACACCAGCCGGGGCCAGACCGCCGCCGACGTCGTCAACAACTACAGCGAAGAGGACCTCGTCCGGATCATCCGGAAGTGGGGCGAGGAAAAGTTCGCCGGCCGGATTGCCAACCGGATTGTCGCCGCCCGGGCGGAAAAGCCGTTCACCACGACCGGCCAGCTGGTCGACACGATCCGCGCCGTCGTCCCCGCCGGCGCCGCCAAGACCGGTGGGCACCCCGCCAAACGCACCTTCCAGGCGCTCCGCATTGAAGTCAACGAGGAACTCGACGTCCTGGAACGGGCCATTCCGGCAGCCGTGGCGTCCATCGCCCTGGGCGGCCGGATCGTGGTGATGTCCTACCACTCGCTGGAAGACAAGATCGTCAAGAGCGTCTTCCAGGCCGGCTCCAAATCCTCGGCCCCCCTCGGATTCCCGGTGGAGCTTGAGGAACATAAACCCGAACTGAAGACCCTGACGAAGGGCACCGAAGTGCCCACCGCCGCAGAAATCGAAGAAAACCCACGCGCAGCTTCCGCGAGGCTCCGCGCCGTGGAACGCATCAAAGCCAGGAGAGTCGCATGA
- the mraZ gene encoding division/cell wall cluster transcriptional repressor MraZ, producing the protein MFLGTHSPRLDEKGRIILPAKFREELAGGLVLTRGQERCIYVFSEAEFGRVHEQMREAPISSKQARDYIRVFLSGASDEVPDKQGRVTIPPALREYAGLGRELAVIGAGTRAEIWDAQAWNEYLAEKETAFSETDDAIPGIL; encoded by the coding sequence GTGTTTCTCGGCACTCATTCGCCACGCCTGGACGAAAAGGGTCGAATCATCCTGCCGGCCAAGTTCCGCGAGGAACTTGCCGGAGGCCTGGTTCTCACAAGGGGCCAGGAACGCTGCATCTACGTCTTCAGTGAGGCGGAATTCGGCCGGGTTCACGAACAGATGCGGGAGGCGCCAATTTCCTCCAAGCAGGCTCGTGACTACATCCGTGTTTTCCTCTCTGGAGCCTCCGACGAGGTACCTGACAAGCAGGGGCGCGTGACGATTCCGCCGGCGCTCCGGGAATACGCAGGTCTCGGCAGGGAGCTGGCCGTCATTGGCGCTGGCACCCGGGCGGAGATCTGGGACGCCCAGGCCTGGAACGAGTACCTGGCCGAAAAGGAAACCGCCTTCTCGGAAACCGACGACGCCATCCCGGGCATCCTCTAG
- a CDS encoding DUF3040 domain-containing protein yields the protein MPLSEHEQKLLEQLEKQLHEDDPKFASSMGSDPGRSWSTRHLVIGVLGTLAGVLLLLLGVSLQSIIVGVLGFVVMGGGVYFATMRSSSGKGKAAGAGRKPGKPRSSFMSNLEQRWDERHRGEP from the coding sequence ATGCCGCTCTCGGAGCACGAACAGAAGTTGCTGGAGCAACTTGAGAAGCAGCTGCACGAGGACGATCCCAAGTTTGCCAGCTCCATGGGCTCGGACCCGGGTCGTTCCTGGTCCACCCGTCACCTGGTCATAGGGGTCCTCGGCACCCTCGCAGGGGTCCTTTTGCTGTTGCTTGGCGTTTCTTTGCAAAGCATTATCGTGGGAGTCCTGGGATTCGTGGTGATGGGCGGCGGCGTGTACTTCGCCACCATGCGCAGTTCCAGCGGCAAGGGCAAAGCAGCCGGCGCCGGCCGCAAGCCCGGAAAGCCGCGCAGTTCCTTCATGAGCAACCTTGAACAGCGCTGGGACGAGAGGCACCGGGGGGAACCCTGA